One part of the Paenibacillus silvisoli genome encodes these proteins:
- a CDS encoding GerAB/ArcD/ProY family transporter, with translation MKSYGQNNQISNTELWSLMFVFIIASSMSLPIGYTSGHDSWISAILGGLAGLCIAWIYVKLCSAFPQKSIIHIAQTLLGTWAGKVVGILYTWYAFELGSYVLRNFEDLTVTVLLPRTPVAVISLIMIAVASWAAYQGIEVICRCALILVVIVIVQITLFTVLVIPEMDPGNLLPIFETSWRTVFDGAAQIATFPLGETVLFVMIIPFINRIGKTKKTVLTVVGAAGFVLMNTHFINILVLGELSNKQVFPSYTTAMYISVGDFFERIEPLVFIIWMYGEFMKLTVCLFAASLALAQTIGSRNYRVFILPLGLALVELSMFLHPSQLDVIEFQKHVWPWLSMPFQWAIPLLLLFCSFIRRSR, from the coding sequence ATGAAAAGCTATGGACAAAACAACCAGATCTCGAACACGGAGCTTTGGTCGCTCATGTTTGTCTTTATTATCGCCAGCTCCATGTCATTGCCGATCGGATATACTTCCGGGCATGATTCCTGGATATCGGCCATTCTCGGCGGATTGGCCGGGCTCTGCATCGCATGGATCTATGTAAAGCTGTGCAGCGCCTTCCCGCAGAAATCGATCATCCATATTGCCCAAACGCTCCTCGGCACATGGGCCGGGAAAGTCGTCGGCATTCTGTATACCTGGTACGCCTTCGAGCTTGGCTCCTATGTGCTGCGCAATTTTGAGGATCTGACCGTAACGGTGCTGCTGCCGCGGACTCCTGTCGCTGTCATCAGCTTGATTATGATCGCCGTCGCGTCATGGGCCGCTTATCAAGGGATTGAAGTCATTTGCAGATGCGCGCTTATTCTGGTGGTCATCGTCATCGTGCAAATTACGCTGTTTACCGTGCTCGTGATCCCGGAAATGGACCCCGGCAACCTATTGCCGATTTTTGAAACGAGCTGGCGCACCGTGTTCGACGGAGCCGCGCAAATCGCCACCTTCCCGTTGGGAGAGACGGTGCTGTTCGTCATGATCATTCCGTTCATCAACCGTATCGGAAAAACAAAGAAGACGGTCCTCACCGTGGTCGGCGCGGCCGGCTTCGTTCTCATGAATACGCATTTCATCAATATTCTCGTGTTGGGCGAGCTTTCGAATAAACAAGTCTTTCCTTCGTATACGACCGCGATGTATATCTCGGTCGGGGACTTTTTCGAACGGATCGAGCCGCTGGTCTTTATCATCTGGATGTACGGCGAATTCATGAAGCTGACCGTCTGCCTGTTTGCCGCCTCGCTTGCGCTGGCACAGACGATCGGGAGCCGGAATTACCGGGTTTTCATCCTCCCTCTTGGATTGGCGCTCGTTGAGCTGTCCATGTTTCTGCATCCGAGCCAGCTGGACGTGATCGAATTTCAGAAGCATGTCTGGCCATGGCTCTCGATGCCGTTCCAGTGGGCGATTCCTTTGCTGCTGCTGTTCTGCTCGTTTATAAGACGGAGCCGTTAG
- a CDS encoding M48 family metallopeptidase: MRIELTQRVIDVHVSYGPGKKLSIQIEPSGLVTVKAPNGSSEEGIARAVKQHGDQIAARLDAIERAREAPQLKEYQEQGKFLHLGKFYRLQELIDTTGLDEEELRLRLKKFYFASCKKVVLERIQGYQKQLKVAPKSIEIVESSTKWGSCSSGKQLTFNYRLAMAPVEVIDYVIVHELCHLTHMNHDRSFWRRVGSVMPDFKEKEAFLARYGQAMTL, from the coding sequence ATGAGAATAGAATTAACGCAGCGCGTCATTGACGTTCATGTGTCGTATGGTCCGGGCAAGAAGCTGTCCATACAGATCGAGCCGAGCGGGCTGGTAACGGTTAAGGCCCCTAACGGTTCAAGCGAGGAAGGCATCGCGCGGGCGGTGAAGCAGCACGGGGATCAAATCGCGGCACGGCTCGATGCGATCGAAAGGGCCCGCGAAGCGCCGCAGCTGAAGGAATATCAGGAGCAGGGCAAATTTCTGCATCTCGGCAAGTTTTATCGGCTGCAAGAGCTCATCGACACGACGGGGCTGGATGAAGAAGAGCTGCGGCTGCGGCTGAAAAAGTTTTATTTTGCAAGCTGCAAGAAGGTGGTGCTGGAGCGGATCCAAGGCTATCAGAAGCAGCTAAAGGTTGCGCCGAAGTCGATTGAGATCGTAGAGTCCAGCACGAAGTGGGGCAGCTGCAGCTCGGGCAAGCAGTTGACCTTCAATTATCGGCTGGCCATGGCGCCTGTCGAGGTCATTGATTACGTCATCGTTCATGAGCTTTGCCATCTGACGCATATGAATCACGATCGCTCGTTCTGGCGGCGCGTGGGGAGCGTCATGCCGGACTTCAAAGAGAAGGAAGCGTTTCTGGCCCGGTATGGCCAGGCGATGACGCTGTAG
- a CDS encoding DUF2935 domain-containing protein: protein MDFENGALYELRFWLQVFGDHARFIRDGLAPGEAAEIARAQQFIQAYDTLLDSARRTLDREGIATLLQSANPLTMQLRAYKLHLLQRSLTGKLVISLGPTFLNHMVNELEEAMRVFASLTQGQLPPPGPAVHQHLLWLQDAFGHAGILSANFDLVEKGWKKRSESFQRDFEAFYLKAVELAGYMRTGLTDFPALQRFNQDANAVMLIFMKFLQEAEELTGGKELLGTLTTLVPDHMFREECYYLTKLSQLAPGVSKPNCDPTSPRNES from the coding sequence ATGGACTTTGAGAACGGCGCGCTCTATGAGCTCCGATTTTGGCTGCAAGTGTTTGGCGATCATGCGAGGTTTATCCGGGACGGTCTCGCGCCGGGAGAAGCGGCGGAAATCGCCCGCGCGCAGCAGTTCATTCAGGCCTATGATACGCTGCTGGATTCCGCCCGGCGTACCCTCGACCGCGAGGGCATTGCAACCCTTCTGCAGTCCGCCAATCCATTAACGATGCAGCTGCGCGCGTATAAGCTTCACTTGCTGCAGCGATCCCTGACGGGAAAGCTCGTCATCTCGTTAGGTCCGACGTTCTTGAATCATATGGTGAACGAGCTCGAGGAAGCGATGCGCGTATTCGCGTCGCTGACGCAGGGGCAGCTGCCTCCGCCGGGGCCGGCGGTTCACCAGCATCTATTATGGCTGCAGGACGCCTTCGGCCACGCCGGCATTCTGTCCGCCAATTTCGATTTGGTCGAGAAAGGCTGGAAGAAGAGAAGCGAGAGCTTCCAGCGCGATTTCGAAGCCTTCTATTTAAAGGCGGTTGAGCTGGCGGGTTACATGCGTACCGGCTTGACGGATTTCCCGGCGTTGCAGCGGTTCAATCAGGACGCCAATGCCGTGATGCTCATCTTCATGAAGTTTCTGCAGGAAGCGGAGGAGCTCACCGGGGGCAAAGAATTGTTAGGCACGTTAACGACGCTCGTCCCCGACCATATGTTCCGGGAAGAGTGCTACTATTTGACGAAGCTCTCCCAGCTCGCCCCAGGCGTGTCTAAGCCGAATTGCGATCCGACCTCGCCTCGAAACGAAAGCTAA
- a CDS encoding Ger(x)C family spore germination protein translates to MSNTTRRLLLLLALLPLPLVSGCWDRIEMNDVAFFMASSLDRSDDGRMLISIQIPLPVTGGATAGMLGKTYYVMSATGTNIYDVERKCQQQLSRKFFKGQRRVVFIGEEFARKGIKDIMDYYSRDPGTRLRTYLVVAKGKKADELLRTDHPFERIPSEEVRELERTQVGTAVTFRDFLINQSREGIVPVVGAVEVVEQKDGEKRKQNVFRLSSTAVMKDYKLVGYLDDIETRSLRWIKGELKHEYVADTIPEAGGSVGVVLIHTRKKINTVIKDGKATLHVELSGEGLLHETNVKLDISRRENVDVIEKGLEKLISEQTVRTVKKAQKEMNSDIFGFGMELHQYHYGTWKKVRKEWDLMFANAEVDVKTDIHLRRAGMTSSTFNES, encoded by the coding sequence ATGAGCAACACGACGAGGAGGCTGCTTCTGCTGCTAGCGCTGCTTCCGCTTCCGCTTGTAAGCGGCTGTTGGGACAGGATCGAAATGAATGACGTCGCCTTCTTCATGGCCTCTTCGCTCGATCGGTCCGACGACGGCCGCATGCTCATCTCGATTCAGATCCCTCTCCCCGTTACGGGAGGAGCGACGGCCGGCATGCTTGGCAAAACGTACTACGTCATGTCCGCCACGGGAACGAATATTTACGATGTCGAGCGCAAGTGCCAGCAGCAGCTGTCGCGGAAATTTTTCAAAGGGCAGCGCCGGGTTGTTTTTATCGGAGAAGAGTTCGCCCGAAAAGGGATCAAGGATATTATGGATTACTACTCCCGGGACCCGGGAACCCGTCTTCGCACGTATCTCGTCGTGGCCAAAGGCAAGAAGGCAGATGAACTGCTCCGAACCGACCACCCGTTCGAACGGATCCCGTCCGAGGAGGTTCGCGAGCTGGAACGGACCCAGGTCGGTACGGCGGTCACCTTTCGAGACTTCCTGATCAATCAAAGCCGGGAAGGCATCGTGCCGGTAGTGGGAGCGGTAGAGGTTGTTGAACAAAAGGACGGCGAGAAGCGGAAGCAAAACGTATTTCGTCTTTCGTCGACGGCGGTCATGAAAGATTACAAGCTGGTCGGCTATCTGGACGACATCGAAACGCGAAGCCTAAGGTGGATCAAAGGCGAATTGAAGCATGAATATGTGGCGGACACGATTCCGGAGGCCGGAGGGAGCGTCGGCGTCGTACTGATCCATACGAGGAAAAAAATAAACACGGTCATAAAGGACGGCAAAGCCACCTTGCACGTCGAGCTGAGCGGCGAAGGACTGCTGCATGAAACGAACGTCAAGCTGGATATCAGCCGGCGGGAAAACGTGGACGTCATCGAAAAGGGTCTCGAAAAATTGATTTCGGAGCAGACGGTTCGCACCGTAAAGAAAGCGCAGAAGGAAATGAATTCCGATATCTTCGGCTTCGGCATGGAGCTGCATCAATATCATTACGGCACATGGAAAAAGGTGAGGAAGGAGTGGGACTTGATGTTTGCTAACGCGGAGGTCGACGTAAAGACCGACATCCACCTGCGGAGAGCCGGGATGACGAGCTCGACGTTCAACGAATCATGA